The genome window AACAAGTCAAATGTCTTCCAACAGTAAATCTTATTttatagtttagtttttataatGACTTAATTAAGTATACAAAGGTTAAAGGTCCTGACTTTGCATTTTGAATGCAGACTTAAATGCTGCCTTGAACTGCTATTTAAATTATACTTGTACTTGTCATGGATGATTTGCATCCAGCATATCAAATCGCCCATCTCCAGGAGAAAACAGCATCACAGTGGTTCAGAGGATGATCTGGGATCCATTGTCCATGCTTTCCCATTAACACCGGGACGGTTGTCTTTTGTGATTATTACTTAGCGCATACAACAATTAGCAGTGTGGTCtctcttgtgtgttttcattaatacAAAATGCTGttcacacacagcagtaaaTGACTCCACCGCATAGGTAAATTTTGCAATTAATCTTTGTAAATGGAAGTCTCTCTAGCATGAAATGCTTTTTACTCTCTTTGTGTTAAGGGAATTTTGTggcattttcattcattttatttatacattcaaACATGCAGATGTTTCTTGTATGCCATTTCAGAGATTTACAGTACTTTAGCAGACTTGCCCCATTTACAATGTCAAGAGATAGCATTATTctataaaataaattgtaaatcttaatcttaaatgtctttttatccGTGTAATTCCATTTATAGATATATTCCATATAACAGATACTATTGGTTAAACAGTGAAATAGGAGTCCTCACATGTATTTTTAGCAGATTTTTTAGGTTTTGTTGATTTACCAGTGTTTTTGAACGTTGACCACAGATATATTTGCACCTTGACTGAGGTTcaaatgctgtattttgagCTTTACCTCTCCTCAGTGCCTTCAGGTTTTTATCTTAGGACTTATTCCTCTTTGCAGAGCTTTTCAGAGCTTgcagatttttgtttctgtaacTGACTTAATGTCAAGCTCcagaaaaaaactcaaaacacatTCCTCCTCCCATCGTTCTTTCTGTTAATTAAGATTCATCAGAGCTAATTCACTATGGTAATTTTGTCATTGAACTGCTGGAATGGAAGATTAGTATGTAGACACCCCGCCTTTTTCAAATATGCACAGCAGGAAGTATGGCAACAAGATGATATTTTCAAAGATCTGGGTCTTCAGACCACAACTGGATGCTAGGAAAAGAAATAGCCACGCCAACCCTGGACTAAGGAAGAATTGGACACAACCGtcagattttaaacaaaataaggTCCATAAATGTCTTGGGCTTCATTATTTGCATTCTGAAATACAGCTGCTTCACCTTCTGCTGACAAGTTCAAGAAGGCCACATTTGATCCTTTACTTAAAATCTAATGAAGACCGTTGGCACTGGCTGCATGCATTTAAGAGAAAACACAGATGGTTATATGATGTAAGctaaaaacaaagcagctgACTGATATAAAATCTCAgcataaaacattaatttactACAAGTTGTGCAACATCACTCTCTGCATCTTTCCCTGCAATTAAACCACAACACTGAAAACTAATGTGAGCATTAGCAACATGTAGCATATGCACCTACCTTTCACCCTTTATAATCAGCCCTGGGCTCAATTTGGGAAACAATGATTAATTCTGCAGACATGCTGCACTTCCACACCTCAGTAACAAGAAAGAAACCTTGTCAGTATGTGTTCCACCTTCTCAGCACGTGACTGATGAACAACTATTATAATCATCTTGATTCGCACTAGGACACTTCCCCCCATCATCAGATAATTAAGCTGATTTAGTCACACTTGAAAACAGATGATGTGTGAGGGTAGTTCTCTGAACTCCACATatctaaattagtttttttaatttgagcaTAAAGAACTTTGAGTGTACAAGATCAGTGAGATTACATACCGTCTCATCAGTGTAGTTTAGTACAATTGTTAAGATGTGTACAGcaggaataaaataaataagtacagTGCCGTGTACGTTAATACAGCCAGATAGATTTTAGACTCATTGTTCTGTTCAGTTTGGGgacttaaaaatgtaaatgtttcttttagtcaattttttgttgttcttcattCCCACCAGGTATCCATTCGCCGTACACGTACTCTCTGCTTATAGTGGTATTCTTTCAGGTGCTTTTTCAAAGCATTTGGAATGGGAAGCATGTTAATGCCATCGTAGGTGGTGCAGCTACTTATGGCCGCTCGGCAGATATGTTGCAGGGTGAAGGGCTGTGTGCGGTGGATGGGGTTGGACAGCAGGGGCTCGAAGAACATGCAGGAGTTGGGGTCCTTGTAGTGCTCCAGCAATCCTGTAACTGTGGGAGCGTGGAAGACGCTGGGGTCGTGCACGTCAAAGCTAAAATTGTGGTTCCATTGTTCAATGCGTGCGTGTAGCGAGCGGCCGTAGCGGCGGAAGCTAACAGAGAAGAGGTAGTCTTCCTGGGCAGAGTCGCGCAGGAGGAAGGTGCCTTCAGGCTTTCCCTCCAGCAGCGTCTCTGCCTCGTAGCGGTCCATGACCCCCCAGTAACACGGGAGGTTGGTGATCTGCAGCAGGTCTGGAACTAAACAGTGAATGTAATCAATCTGAGTGTGAATGCGGTAGCCATCCTGAGATTTGTGCTGCTCAGTCTGAGGAAGTATGGCCCTAGAAGGCATGCTGGTCGCTGTAACCTCTGGGTCAACCAGAGGGTCAGAAATAGTATCACAGGTGTGGACAGAGGCTGAGGCTGAGGCCACCACCTCATCCAGAGTGTCCAAACAGCTCTGTAGTAGgagctggtgctgctgctgtctttgGAGAAGAAGCTGCTGTTGCTGATGAACGGAGGCTCGGTCAGCCCCGGCTAACTCATTCATACCGTGAGCCAGCTTAGGGCCATGCTTGTAGAGAGGGTTAATTTGGGCAGTCACCTCAAATGTGTGGATCTCTGCATTGGGTGGTGGCTCAACACCTTGTTCGATGCTGATGCGCCTGCGCTCTCGCAACCTGTCATCTACGTCCTCCACCACAGTAGCCATGGCTGAAGTAGGGGCACTGCACACTACTGCAGAATCAAGCATGGGATGCTGGGTAATGGGGGCTGTGTGTTGCTTTATGAGATACCACTTCTGAGCCAGCTCTGATCCTACAGGGAACGGGCAGTCATCCAACATTAACTCACTGAGGTGGATCTTGCGCCTTGAGGAGGCACAGGCAGTGGATGATGGAAGAGCCTGTGGAGGCGTTGCTGGTGCCGCCGCACTGTGTGTCTTTATTGGGAAACACTGCCCCATTGCATCTTGGATTTTTTGCCGGAGAGTGCGACTGCTGCTTGCCCCTCTGCCCTCACCTTCACTGGGTGCAGGTAACTCTGTAGCAGAGCTAACTGTTTCCAGCCCTGGCCTGGCTGTTACCCGTTCTTGTTCTAGTAATGAGACAGCGACTTCCAAACCCTGCCATCTCCAACTCTCcctcagaggagaggaagattgGTCCCTGGTCTCTGGGTCACTCAACAGCTCACCATACTCAAAGCCATCACTGACAGGCCTCTCAGCTGCTGGTTCATGGGAGGCAAGGCcttttttcttcccctttcCACCCTTCCGTCCACCACCTGCATCTCGTCTCTCCTCTGACCGGCTCTGTCTCACCTTGGGACGGGCCCCCCTCTCTCGATCTTTCCCTCGGTTCCCTGACTCCTTTGGTAATGACATGATGGATTATGTGGTGAAGCAGCAACAGTAGCACCACTCTAGGGAGTTGCCAAGGGATGATTTGTAATTGCAGTTAGCTTTTGGCAGGAACTTTCCCATCCACATCTCTTGTTTGAGACGTCATTATCACTGTCCCTGCATTGTGGCCATGGAGAGGTAAAACaacctgcaaaacaaaatgagagtTCTGCTCAAAGCCTgtaattaactaattaacttTTGGACATATATTATTTGTGATACAGTGAGTTGCTAGGTTATTGGCTACACCTAtctaaaaactataaaacaacaGCCCTGCACAAAATCCAACCTTCACGAAGgtcataatgttcagtttctgttcaaaCAGTTTTAGAGAAGTGTTGATTTTAGACCTGCAACTGACGATTAttcacatcatcatttattccgtcaattattttctcaattaatacattaatcttattaattagtaaaaaaaaaaaataatctatttctaaagcccaagttgacatctaaaacctaaagatatccaatttaaaaatcatagaagattaaagaaaacagtaaagattcacatttgaaaagctggaccCAGTTAACTTTTGCTTACTTAAATGATCAAtcttttatcaaaatagttgctgactaattgtttcagctctagttgaTTCAACTCGATGGTCATTTTGAACGCTGTTTGGTGGCGATTCTAATGTTTAGATATTTTGAGTGTCTATTAGAGGAGAAGAGTCCACGCACATgagtatatttttaatttaaaaggcATATAAGGGAACAGATTAGGGAACAGGGCCAACTTCCAGTTTGATTAATCATGCCACTGTGTTGGTTCTGTGGCATCTAGCTCTAGGAGAAAGCTGTccgtgctgttgttgttgtcccgGCCTGCATGTTAGCTTACAGCAGAATTGTTACTAGAGTCCATTCTTATTAATTCCTTGTAACATAGTATATCCTgcctaaaacacacaactgcCAAACCGTCAGAAAATCATGTTTATAGTTACCAGGAAGGTGTGCTTGGCTACTGGTTAAACCATCCACTTCCTCTGAAAGTAACATTAACGCTAGCTATGATGCTCTTCGCTCTAGTTTTCTACGATTTAAAGCATCTTCTAACTAACGTTAATATAAGTTACGTTAACTAGATCCATAATTGTATAACTTTCCGTAAACCGGTGACAAACTCGTAAAGACCTACCAGAAAGCAGTTAACTTAGTTAACGGTTTAAGTTGACAGAGAACTTCATCTCTGATCTGCTCTGATCTCTCTTTTAACCCAGTTGTTGTGTCAACCCAACATCTTCTTTTTGTCTTGAAAAAGATCGTGAACGCTCAGTATGAGGGATGGGGCTCTGTCCTCTCTCAAATCACGTCAAGTATTATCGAGAGAAAGTGGAGGGtcgattaaaaaaaagaaattgactAACTTTTTCCATTACAatttaagctaacgttagctggcgTTAAATACTTGCAAGATGTTAAATTATTCAGGCTAATCGACGTCTCAATCACCCAATAAAAGTCAAACATATCAAGCGATAACATTAACGTTAGCGACCGAGCTAAAATCGTTAGCAAGCAGCTGTTTATGGTCGGTAGGCTAAGTTAGCAGGGTAGCTAGCTATCTGCTAACTTAAGTAACGTTACTCTTAACTAAGTTGTATTTATGTAAACTTATATATAGCTTTcacaaacataacacaaaatgtGAATATACCTAAGCATTTGTTACCAAGTTTCCCGACGATAGAGCTTCTGTTTCGCCTTAGATAAACTAATGACGGTAGCAAAAAGGCGGCTAGCTCATATTAGCTTGGTAAATGAACTGCTGAAACCGTGCAACCCGGAAGTAAAAAGTAATTGGAGTAATTTCTTCGGCAACGTCGGAACATAAAGGACTGTAAAAGATGTCTGCAACATGGCAAATGcgagcaataaaaaaaaaaaaaatagctgacAGCTAACTTTTTTCAGCTGCTAAAAGCTGTATCCAATGTGTAACAAAGcaaatagacacaaacacaaaccacaagTGAAGTTGCAAACGAACTGAACCTCTTTATTTGGACTGTCAATGATCCGACATATGCTGCATTTCAGACCATTCACACACGCGTGACAGTAAAAAAGTAGAGTAAGCATGGGATGCAAAAGGTTcataaaatattagaaaatgtcTGGGGAGTCATCagaattaaatataaattgtaCAAGACAAATATATGCAATGTAGCCAACAGCTGGCTGCATTAATTCAATAATTAAGCCTGGCAGGGACATTAACACGACCTCGGGACCACTTGGTAGAAGTCTCCATATGACACAGGCTCTGTACCTCCTAGTGGATGCTTGGTATGTGAAAATACACCAGGCTGAACTTATGAAGTGCATTTCCCAACTCATTTCATGCATCACTGGAATGTAAACATGGAGTAAACATATTCCTTGGCCTGTTTTTAGTGTTCAGTTTACTCATAATCACATAATTTGTGGCTCAGATAAGCATTGTCATCTCCTGCTGCATCTTCATTATGCACAGACACTTGCAGAAATCTGCTGCATTGTACCTCTGTGTCTATTTGCAGTAATATGAGGGCTGTCCAAAGCTACAGAGGCTATGAGAAGGATCATCTGAACCATTTGTAACATAACAcaattgatatacagtatagtgaATAGTTAAAAATAAGATAGCCGAGTCAGCACTGTTAACTCACAGAAGTCGTTTTTCGTGGGCATGAGAGTGATGCGTTTAGTAAGTCAGATCTATCCAAGAGCCTGCTCTGAAGAAATCCATGACTAGAATACTACTCAACACCATTAAGTCAACATATTGAAGATGCTGGAGCTGTGCATTACAGGCACAACATGAACAGTTCATCAGGAAATtgacagctaacagttcaaacACAAGGCCAGGAAAAGCTATTCTCTCTTGTCACCGCACGACCAGAAAAGCAGACATTACATACCTCATACAGTTATCACTGTAAATCTACTGAGACTCATATGGAGTCCATGGAGTAGGGGGGTAGAAGGCTTTTGTTTTCAGGTTCTACCCAGCCAGCTCATGTGCGAGGAGGCGTCAGTTCTTTAATGTGTTACATAATGAGACAATGGAGTATTCATGACATCACATAACATGAATTGGGCATTATCCCAGAGAGATGTAAACAGTGACATTTAGGCGATATAAACATACAACATTAGTTGCGAGATTTCTGCTCTCTAGCTGTTGGTGACTCTGGGCACCATCAACCTCCTCTATCTACAACAGTGCTGTATTAGTGTGGCAAAACATGCGATTATAGAAAATAAGCATAAGTTATCAATATCAAGggagaataaaaaatacaattggAAAAGATATCTGTAAATAACCATCTTTACTAGACAGATCTCCTATGGCTCtgctgaaataaaatgtgaatggTTATCCCTGCCTTATGATGCAACCAAAAGTGATCCAAAAGTTAAGACCATATTACAcatacatgcacctccgctctGCCACATTCAAAGACAGAGGCTGTATAAGACAGTTTTTGATTCAACACTGATACCACATGATAATGTTAGGGTTCTGAGACTGAAACACAttgagacacaaacagaaaatatggaCATCGTCAAGCACCTGGAAAAGTATGATTCATCAAATCATCACGTTGGCCATTTGAGGAAGAGGGCACTGCGAGGGTGAGACGCTGCGCTCCAGGGCATTTATTACAAGATCAAGCTTCATTTTCCAGAGCCAATCATAAGGGGACCAGAGGGTTGAGATGGGTTTCATTTAGTTTTCTCAACCAGCATTAAGAGTGTATATTGAAAACACTCTACCCTCCTCGCTTTTATCAATTCTATATCAAATCAGCTTTTGCACAGTACAAACATCACCAGCCCTTATTCACCCCTCTGGGGATTCCTCGGCACAAAATGAGATTCATCATCATTTATGTAGTAGGGCATAAAATAACAGAGACAAATTGCAGCTGGCATAAATTCTTCGAACTgctgttctttttaaaaaaattataccaTTCTGTTGCATTTCACTACAAATATCCTTCTCAAATTAACAATCGCACAACCCTTCTCTTTGGCTTTGCAGAAGTTTAGAGGAGGACAGTCACTTTGATTATGTGTTCAGGGAAAACAACTAAGACAAAGGGTATATGCCTACGGTTGAATTACAAGCTTTTTCTCAATCCTTTTGGTCCTCCCTTTCCTGCCTTtgccacaaaaacacatgttctCTAGAGAGGATAAAAAGAACCAAGGAAAGCTGTCTAAGTTTCAACCAACACAACCCCTCACTAGCACTGGTTATAGAACAATTAGGGTGTCTAGGAAGTGTATTGGTATCTGTATATCAACACGTCTACAAGTGGAACCTCAGTGAGTGTATCCTAGGGCCAATTACAGTTTGGTGGCTAATATCAGAGATAGTTTAATAAAAGTGCCTTACTTCTGGCTGGAAATTTTTTGAATCTACACATTATGTGGTGCAGGGGCTGTGTTCTGGAAAGAAGCCTTGCTCCAAGgcaggaggaaaagaagagtAACTCATAGGGCAGAACCCCTTTAAGACAGCACCAATCCACCGTTTTTCTCTCAGACCACGGCAAACTGAGCCTCTGCACATCATGTCACAGTCCTGCAGGTGACATGGAGcagttttgcttgttttttcccctgtcTTGCAATATAATAATCATCTGTATTCCATTTTTAATAAACTTAGTTGTATataataaagtacaaaaatattagAGAACATACAcagtttttttgtcattttgtagtGACTGCTTTGCCTGGTTTTCTTAAGCGTACGTATATCTTTGTGCTGGGTGATGAGGAACTCAACAGGCCTCAACTGAAgtgtatttttcctttcttcttttcataTTGTTGATGTCCGGTCTGTTCCATCTGAGGAGGAGATtggaaataaatgtttcaaGACATTTACAATCATAAAATATACTGCACCATTCACATTTCATCCTTAAAGAGGTAGTTCACAGTTGGATAGTTGTACtgatttttctccttttccacaGGCATTAAAAGTTGTTGATGCCTTTTTATGTGTCCAGGAAATTTTACATTCATTGCATGCTTTTCATGCATTTCTATGGTGTGTCAGCCATTGAACAtagcattttttatatttattagaTACAGTATTGGATGAGCAGCAGCTTCTTCCACAAGTTGGGAAGATACAACTGACTGCTGAGTAAATATAAACTGAACATAAACAACATCCTAACAATTACTTTGGAACTACTTTCTCCAAAATATGCATTTGTTCATCTGCCATGGCTTTGTATGCAAATGAAAGAGAACATGATGTTTGATGTAATTTCTttgttaatatattattattattattattattattattattaataataataataataataataataataataataa of Siniperca chuatsi isolate FFG_IHB_CAS linkage group LG7, ASM2008510v1, whole genome shotgun sequence contains these proteins:
- the socs9 gene encoding suppressor of cytokine signaling 9 — encoded protein: MSLPKESGNRGKDRERGARPKVRQSRSEERRDAGGGRKGGKGKKKGLASHEPAAERPVSDGFEYGELLSDPETRDQSSSPLRESWRWQGLEVAVSLLEQERVTARPGLETVSSATELPAPSEGEGRGASSSRTLRQKIQDAMGQCFPIKTHSAAAPATPPQALPSSTACASSRRKIHLSELMLDDCPFPVGSELAQKWYLIKQHTAPITQHPMLDSAVVCSAPTSAMATVVEDVDDRLRERRRISIEQGVEPPPNAEIHTFEVTAQINPLYKHGPKLAHGMNELAGADRASVHQQQQLLLQRQQQHQLLLQSCLDTLDEVVASASASVHTCDTISDPLVDPEVTATSMPSRAILPQTEQHKSQDGYRIHTQIDYIHCLVPDLLQITNLPCYWGVMDRYEAETLLEGKPEGTFLLRDSAQEDYLFSVSFRRYGRSLHARIEQWNHNFSFDVHDPSVFHAPTVTGLLEHYKDPNSCMFFEPLLSNPIHRTQPFTLQHICRAAISSCTTYDGINMLPIPNALKKHLKEYHYKQRVRVRRMDTWWE